The Actinomycetes bacterium genome has a window encoding:
- a CDS encoding NTP transferase domain-containing protein gives MKGVILAGGLGTRLWPCTKVTNKHLLPVYDKPMIYYPLETMVDAGLKDIMIVTGGNYAGDFLRLLGNGSEFGLKDISYTYQEGEGGIADALKLAENFVDKDKIFVMLGDNIIQDNIGKYIKEFNNREEGAHIFLKEVHDPQRFGVAEVKDGKVLNIEEKPKNPRSNYAVTGLYMYDNKVFDIIKNLKPSDRGEFEITDVNNHYIRRGKMSYTVLKGWWTDAGTFESLYRASKLVAEKFRK, from the coding sequence ATGAAAGGCGTTATTTTAGCAGGAGGATTAGGGACCAGGCTGTGGCCTTGTACCAAGGTTACCAATAAGCATTTGCTGCCGGTTTATGATAAGCCCATGATTTACTATCCGCTGGAGACCATGGTGGATGCAGGGCTGAAAGATATAATGATAGTTACCGGAGGCAATTATGCCGGCGATTTCTTAAGGCTGTTGGGCAACGGGAGCGAATTTGGATTAAAAGATATAAGTTATACCTATCAGGAAGGTGAGGGAGGCATAGCTGATGCTTTAAAACTTGCTGAAAACTTTGTAGATAAAGATAAAATCTTTGTTATGCTGGGTGATAATATTATCCAGGACAATATTGGTAAATATATAAAAGAATTTAATAACCGGGAAGAAGGGGCCCACATATTTTTAAAAGAAGTCCATGATCCCCAGAGGTTCGGGGTGGCGGAAGTAAAAGACGGTAAAGTTTTAAATATTGAGGAGAAACCCAAAAATCCCAGAAGTAATTATGCGGTGACCGGGCTTTACATGTATGACAATAAGGTTTTTGACATAATAAAGAACCTCAAGCCTTCGGACCGGGGAGAATTTGAAATTACTGATGTAAACAATCACTATATCCGCCGGGGCAAGATGAGCTATACTGTACTCAAAGGATGGTGGACTGATGCAGGAACTTTTGAATCACTGTATCGGGCCAGCAAGCTGGTTGCAGAAAAATTCAGGAAATAA
- a CDS encoding undecaprenyl-diphosphate phosphatase, whose product MNILQSIILGIIQGLTEFFPISSSGHLVILPYLFSWDYVPLYFTVTVHFGTLVAVVLVFYRDIVNIIKSFVLALFKKNQDQSSLKLGWFLILGSIPAAAAGFFLEDYADMLFSSPVMVAFFLLLTAALLFSSELWGKYRLQKMAVQTISDKQAGQRLTLAKSLIIGVGQALAIMPGVSRSGATISFGRYLGLSRKKSVRFSFLLSVPVIFGSFLFQIIKIRQVISGNEPGMALNLGLGFIFSFLAGLFAIKFMLRLVENRSLNVFAIYCVCLSVLIFVFYFINM is encoded by the coding sequence TTGAATATATTACAGTCAATTATTTTAGGCATAATTCAGGGATTAACCGAGTTTTTTCCAATAAGCAGTTCCGGCCATCTGGTTATTCTACCTTATCTGTTCAGCTGGGATTATGTGCCCCTTTATTTTACGGTTACCGTGCATTTTGGAACTCTGGTGGCAGTGGTTCTGGTGTTCTACAGGGATATTGTTAATATAATAAAATCTTTTGTTCTAGCTCTTTTTAAAAAAAACCAGGACCAATCCAGCTTGAAACTGGGGTGGTTTTTGATATTAGGTTCCATACCTGCTGCCGCTGCCGGCTTTTTTCTGGAGGATTATGCGGATATGCTTTTTTCCAGCCCGGTAATGGTAGCATTTTTTTTACTGTTAACTGCTGCCCTGCTATTTAGCAGTGAACTATGGGGAAAATACCGGTTGCAGAAAATGGCAGTCCAGACTATCAGTGATAAACAAGCGGGGCAAAGATTAACACTGGCTAAATCGCTGATTATAGGAGTAGGCCAGGCACTGGCTATAATGCCCGGGGTTTCCAGGTCCGGAGCCACCATATCTTTTGGAAGGTATCTGGGGCTTAGCCGAAAAAAAAGTGTCCGGTTTTCATTTCTGCTGTCAGTGCCGGTTATATTTGGTTCCTTTTTATTTCAAATAATAAAAATACGCCAGGTAATCTCCGGAAATGAACCCGGCATGGCTTTGAATCTGGGGCTGGGATTTATTTTCTCTTTTTTAGCAGGGCTTTTTGCTATAAAATTTATGTTAAGACTGGTAGAGAACAGGAGCCTGAATGTTTTTGCCATATACTGTGTCTGCCTGTCTGTATTGATATTTGTTTTCTATTTTATAAATATGTAA